From one Actinopolyspora saharensis genomic stretch:
- a CDS encoding DUF397 domain-containing protein, whose translation MNAGGVPWAEAAWRKSSFSRPQGDCVEVAGSSDVVGVRDGKQGDGSPVLVFGAARWRDFLAALRNG comes from the coding sequence ATGAACGCGGGCGGGGTTCCGTGGGCCGAAGCCGCATGGCGCAAGTCCAGCTTCAGCAGGCCGCAAGGTGACTGCGTCGAGGTGGCCGGTTCGTCCGATGTGGTCGGTGTGCGGGACGGCAAGCAGGGGGACGGTTCGCCGGTGCTGGTGTTCGGTGCCGCTCGGTGGCGGGACTTCCTGGCCGCGCTGCGGAACGGTTGA
- a CDS encoding helix-turn-helix domain-containing protein → MTTSPFLNSSPILLRRWLGMGLFNLRQQAGVGQGEAAARLDVRRQTIGHYESGRNLPSVGDLEALLDMYGASEEIEHYRALRDGARRGENWWQKVSQIPSWFDHYLGLESGAVRVDAFAPMFLPGLLQTENYARAIFSADSTYAENSTKQLVNLRLRRRHIFEREFRPAHLRVIVDESVLYRRQGSAEVMHEQLLSLLDDMEHPQIELRVLPLSVGAFEGQLDYPFKVLSFPEEMIGDHGVVFVELLGDARYYEEEGEIELYEQAMERLSAVSASLSDSRKLVQRAVKEFAE, encoded by the coding sequence TTGACAACCTCGCCCTTCCTGAACTCCAGTCCGATCCTGCTGCGTCGATGGCTGGGTATGGGGCTGTTCAATCTCAGGCAGCAGGCCGGGGTCGGCCAGGGTGAAGCCGCAGCACGGCTCGATGTCCGTCGTCAGACGATCGGGCACTACGAGTCCGGGCGAAACCTGCCGTCCGTTGGCGATCTCGAAGCCTTGCTGGACATGTACGGTGCGAGCGAGGAAATCGAGCACTACCGCGCTCTGCGTGACGGGGCCCGCAGAGGCGAGAACTGGTGGCAGAAGGTTTCGCAGATCCCCTCGTGGTTCGACCACTACCTGGGGCTGGAGTCCGGCGCAGTTCGCGTGGACGCCTTCGCGCCCATGTTCCTTCCCGGGCTGTTGCAGACGGAGAACTACGCCCGGGCGATATTCAGCGCGGATTCCACGTATGCGGAAAACTCGACGAAGCAGCTGGTCAATCTCCGATTGCGTCGGCGACACATCTTCGAACGCGAGTTCCGTCCCGCGCACCTGCGCGTGATCGTGGACGAGAGCGTGCTCTATCGGAGGCAGGGAAGCGCGGAGGTCATGCATGAGCAGCTGCTGTCCCTGTTGGACGATATGGAACATCCTCAGATAGAGCTGCGAGTGCTTCCGCTGAGCGTGGGTGCTTTCGAGGGACAGCTCGACTACCCGTTCAAGGTCCTGTCCTTTCCCGAGGAGATGATCGGTGATCACGGCGTCGTCTTCGTCGAGTTGCTGGGGGACGCTCGCTACTACGAGGAGGAAGGTGAGATCGAACTCTACGAGCAGGCCATGGAACGCCTGTCCGCCGTGTCGGCTTCTCTGTCAGACTCCAGGAAGCTGGTTCAGCGAGCAGTGAAGGAGTTTGCCGAATGA
- a CDS encoding 5-(carboxyamino)imidazole ribonucleotide synthase, with protein MDHRTATPVVGMVGGGQLARMTHQAAIGLGQSLKILAAAPGESAALVAPNVEIGSHTDLAALRAFASGCDAVTFDHEHVPSEHLRALAAEGVAVHPGPDALLHAQDKLVMRNKLAELGLPVPPFAEVNGVGDVLEFGAEHGWPCVLKAARGGYDGKGVWVLNTPDGAHRTVNELLEAGTPLMVEKSVALRRELAVLIARSPFGQGAAWPVVETVQSEGVCVQVLAPAPDLSEELGQRAQNIGLRIAEELGVVGVLAVELFETADGLVINELAMRPHNSGHFSIEGARTSQFEQHVRAVLDYPLGSTELTAPAVVMGNVLAAPTEPRMSVDERVHHLFARYPHAKVHLYGKTERPGRKVGHVNVLGDRMDEAREQARLAAHWLAHAEWLDGYSIH; from the coding sequence GTGGACCACCGCACCGCAACTCCCGTCGTCGGCATGGTCGGTGGTGGCCAGCTGGCGCGCATGACGCACCAGGCGGCCATCGGACTCGGCCAGTCGTTGAAGATACTGGCCGCCGCTCCCGGCGAGTCGGCGGCTCTCGTGGCGCCGAACGTGGAGATCGGTTCGCACACCGATCTGGCCGCCCTGCGCGCGTTCGCGAGCGGGTGCGACGCCGTCACGTTCGATCACGAGCACGTTCCCTCGGAGCATCTCCGGGCGCTCGCGGCCGAGGGGGTCGCCGTGCACCCGGGGCCGGACGCGCTGCTGCACGCCCAGGACAAGCTCGTCATGCGCAACAAGCTCGCCGAGCTGGGGCTCCCGGTTCCGCCGTTCGCCGAGGTGAACGGCGTCGGGGACGTGCTCGAGTTCGGAGCCGAGCACGGTTGGCCGTGCGTGCTCAAGGCCGCTCGCGGCGGTTACGACGGCAAGGGCGTCTGGGTGCTGAACACCCCGGACGGGGCGCACCGCACGGTCAACGAGCTGCTCGAGGCGGGCACCCCGCTGATGGTCGAGAAGAGCGTGGCGCTGCGCAGGGAGCTGGCCGTGCTGATCGCGCGTTCGCCGTTCGGCCAGGGGGCGGCCTGGCCGGTGGTGGAGACCGTGCAGTCGGAGGGGGTGTGCGTGCAGGTGCTCGCCCCGGCCCCGGACCTCTCGGAGGAGCTCGGGCAGCGCGCCCAGAACATCGGGCTGCGCATCGCCGAGGAGCTGGGGGTCGTCGGGGTGCTCGCCGTCGAGCTGTTCGAGACGGCCGACGGGCTGGTGATCAACGAGCTGGCCATGCGGCCGCACAACTCCGGCCACTTCAGCATTGAGGGGGCGCGCACCTCGCAGTTCGAGCAGCACGTGCGGGCCGTGCTGGACTACCCGCTCGGCAGCACCGAACTCACCGCGCCGGCCGTGGTGATGGGCAACGTGCTCGCCGCCCCGACCGAACCGAGGATGAGCGTGGACGAGCGGGTGCACCACCTGTTCGCCCGCTACCCGCACGCCAAGGTCCACCTGTACGGCAAGACGGAGCGGCCCGGTCGCAAGGTCGGGCACGTCAACGTGCTCGGCGACCGGATGGACGAGGCGCGCGAGCAGGCGCGGCTGGCCGCGCACTGGCTGGCGCACGCCGAGTGGCTCGACGGGTACTCGATCCACTGA
- a CDS encoding sigma-70 family RNA polymerase sigma factor, which translates to MGTAPGAFEDFEDAGDNELIEAVRGGSGEAYGVLYQRHVSAAHNMARQLTGSSAEADDLVSEAFAKVLTGLRSGQGPNTAFRAYLLTTIRRTAYDRTRKDRKLQYSDDISAEENPDLRVPFTDTAVAGLERSLATQAFNRIPERWQTVLWHLEVEGQSPAEVAPLLGLTPNGVSALAYRAREGLRQAYLQVHLGNLENSGQDLERCRATVERLGAWTRKGLSKRETAQVDNHLDSCDRCTALAEELGDINGGLRLVVAPFLLGAGAAGYLAGKSGGAAAAAGAGAAGGAAGAASAASSLPRQLAGTVASTVALVVAVAVGLAAGGQQSTPSAAQPPPEKTTPAPPEPSEPAPEEPDRPPSPSSPPPEPPPQPAEPDRSPPPAPEEPDLVASGPGEPIRLVAGGDPATLPIELRNNGAAVSDPITAEFSLPEGITATLPSDSPAERADPEPASSEPASTGPAWVTTDSTTTAAAAAEQREPQFDCTRADAVLTCTTNRGLRPGETMKPSFSLRAGEDARNGEIGVDLTTAGGMSLSLADVRVHVAPDDEPGVRVTARSWSGVPWLASRVHASVRNTGDTTGPARLSFELPEGIRPMHLPEGCEHVESKVRCTEELSPGQRTEFAVWLRDARWFSLRTPTPEDLPSTPAVEWTKPTRMSVTATLDLARDSELVKLESWCSRLPDHWDFPDSWDLPGEHSPDTGQGPSSETRRPNEDRPRETPEPPRAPESAPERTPESTPERTPESTAERTPESGSDSAEQRPAPGTTGQDSPASTDPSPGDDGGAEHRGKQQDAPQETATHQRREATPSGEPESEQEDRGTGGTDPLSRWMDENRLTGLLGQ; encoded by the coding sequence GTGGGAACCGCCCCGGGCGCATTCGAGGACTTCGAGGACGCCGGTGACAACGAGCTCATCGAAGCCGTGCGCGGTGGTTCTGGTGAGGCGTACGGCGTGCTCTACCAACGGCACGTCTCCGCCGCCCACAACATGGCCAGGCAACTGACCGGTTCCTCCGCCGAAGCCGACGACCTCGTGTCCGAGGCCTTCGCGAAGGTGCTCACGGGGTTACGTTCCGGCCAGGGACCGAACACCGCCTTCAGGGCCTACCTGCTCACCACGATCCGCCGCACCGCCTACGACCGCACGCGCAAGGACCGCAAACTGCAGTACTCGGACGACATCTCGGCCGAGGAGAACCCCGATCTGCGCGTCCCGTTCACCGACACGGCCGTGGCCGGTCTCGAACGCTCCCTGGCGACCCAGGCCTTCAACCGGATCCCCGAGCGCTGGCAAACCGTGTTGTGGCACCTGGAGGTCGAGGGGCAGTCCCCCGCCGAAGTCGCCCCGCTGCTCGGGCTGACCCCGAACGGGGTCTCCGCGCTGGCCTACCGCGCCCGCGAGGGACTGCGGCAGGCCTACCTGCAGGTCCACCTGGGCAACCTCGAGAACTCGGGGCAGGACCTGGAACGGTGCCGGGCCACCGTGGAACGTCTGGGCGCCTGGACCCGCAAGGGGCTCTCCAAGCGGGAAACCGCCCAGGTCGACAACCACCTGGACTCCTGCGATCGCTGCACCGCGCTGGCCGAGGAACTGGGCGACATCAACGGCGGTCTCCGCCTCGTCGTCGCGCCCTTCCTGCTCGGCGCCGGAGCGGCGGGTTACCTGGCGGGCAAGTCCGGCGGAGCGGCGGCAGCCGCCGGAGCAGGCGCCGCGGGCGGAGCGGCCGGGGCAGCGAGCGCGGCGAGCTCCCTGCCCCGGCAGCTCGCCGGGACGGTCGCCTCCACCGTGGCCCTCGTCGTGGCAGTCGCCGTCGGCCTCGCGGCGGGTGGTCAGCAGTCCACCCCGAGCGCGGCCCAGCCTCCCCCGGAGAAAACCACCCCGGCTCCGCCCGAACCGTCCGAACCCGCTCCCGAGGAACCGGACCGGCCCCCGTCGCCCTCCTCACCACCGCCGGAGCCGCCCCCGCAGCCCGCGGAACCGGACCGGTCACCCCCTCCCGCGCCCGAAGAGCCCGATCTGGTCGCCAGCGGCCCCGGCGAACCGATACGGCTCGTCGCGGGAGGCGATCCGGCCACGCTGCCGATCGAGCTCCGCAACAACGGCGCGGCCGTCTCGGACCCGATCACCGCCGAGTTCTCCCTGCCGGAGGGCATCACGGCCACGCTGCCGAGCGACTCCCCCGCGGAGCGGGCCGACCCCGAACCCGCGAGCAGCGAACCAGCGAGCACCGGCCCCGCGTGGGTGACGACCGACTCCACCACCACGGCCGCCGCCGCTGCCGAGCAGCGGGAACCGCAGTTCGACTGCACCCGCGCCGACGCCGTGCTGACCTGCACCACGAACCGGGGACTGCGCCCCGGGGAGACGATGAAGCCGAGCTTCTCGCTGCGGGCAGGCGAGGACGCCCGGAACGGCGAGATCGGGGTCGACCTCACCACGGCAGGGGGGATGTCACTTTCGCTCGCCGACGTGCGGGTCCACGTGGCCCCCGACGACGAGCCCGGGGTGCGGGTCACCGCGCGGAGCTGGTCCGGGGTTCCGTGGCTGGCCTCGCGGGTGCACGCCAGCGTGCGCAACACCGGGGACACGACCGGCCCCGCCCGGCTCTCCTTCGAACTGCCGGAAGGGATCAGGCCGATGCACCTCCCCGAGGGGTGTGAGCACGTCGAGTCGAAGGTGCGCTGCACCGAAGAGCTGTCCCCCGGACAGCGGACCGAGTTCGCGGTGTGGCTGCGCGACGCGCGCTGGTTCTCGCTGCGCACCCCCACACCGGAGGACCTGCCGTCCACGCCCGCGGTCGAGTGGACGAAGCCCACGCGGATGTCGGTGACGGCCACGCTGGACCTGGCGCGGGACAGCGAACTCGTGAAGCTGGAGTCCTGGTGCTCGCGGTTGCCCGACCACTGGGACTTCCCCGACAGCTGGGACCTCCCCGGCGAGCACTCGCCGGACACCGGGCAGGGCCCCTCCTCGGAGACCCGGCGACCGAACGAGGACCGGCCGCGGGAAACCCCCGAACCACCCCGCGCTCCGGAATCAGCACCGGAGCGGACGCCGGAATCGACGCCGGAACGCACCCCGGAGTCGACAGCGGAGCGGACGCCGGAAAGCGGCTCGGACTCCGCGGAGCAGCGGCCTGCACCGGGAACCACCGGGCAGGACTCCCCGGCGAGCACCGACCCCTCCCCCGGCGACGACGGTGGTGCCGAACACCGCGGGAAGCAGCAGGACGCGCCGCAGGAGACCGCCACGCACCAGCGGCGGGAGGCCACCCCCTCCGGCGAACCGGAAAGCGAGCAGGAGGACCGCGGGACCGGCGGAACCGATCCGCTCTCCCGGTGGATGGACGAGAACCGACTCACGGGGCTGCTCGGGCAGTGA
- a CDS encoding GtrA family protein, whose amino-acid sequence MLAQLPTPVRTVAVRHRELLKFTFVGASTFVIDTSLFYVLKWTVLAPKPVTAKVLAVLIATIVSYLLNREWAFRTRGGRERRHEASLYFLFSGIAVALYAAPLWISRYALHLQTPHTSRLVEEIADFTAGQLLGVLLGMAFRWWAFRKWVFPADRGTSRSGGRTEAPWEGADRPVAEPPSREPTRGSAGTSVPTTGAENLH is encoded by the coding sequence ATGCTCGCGCAATTGCCCACCCCGGTACGCACGGTCGCGGTCAGACATCGCGAGCTGCTGAAGTTCACCTTCGTCGGGGCGAGCACCTTCGTCATCGACACGTCGCTGTTCTACGTGCTCAAGTGGACCGTGCTCGCGCCGAAGCCGGTCACCGCCAAGGTCCTCGCCGTGCTCATCGCGACGATCGTGTCCTACCTCCTCAACAGGGAGTGGGCCTTCCGCACGCGCGGCGGGCGGGAACGTCGCCACGAGGCGAGCCTGTACTTCCTGTTCAGCGGAATAGCCGTCGCCCTCTACGCGGCGCCGCTGTGGATCTCCCGCTACGCCCTGCACCTGCAGACGCCGCACACGAGCAGACTGGTCGAGGAGATCGCCGACTTCACCGCCGGGCAGCTGCTCGGCGTCCTGCTGGGCATGGCCTTCCGCTGGTGGGCCTTCCGCAAGTGGGTCTTTCCCGCCGACCGGGGCACCTCCCGCAGCGGCGGCAGGACCGAGGCTCCGTGGGAGGGCGCGGACCGACCGGTGGCCGAGCCCCCGTCACGCGAACCCACCCGGGGCTCGGCGGGAACGAGTGTCCCGACCACCGGCGCGGAAAACCTCCACTAG
- a CDS encoding family 43 glycosylhydrolase, translated as MTPHNPNRRALLRGTGALAAGAALVSPAAATAETGHPGNGRPQEKAGPALTTRDPLIEQRADPLITPPHRGMYYMTGSVPEYDRIVVRGAPTIDGLAHTRESTVWRRPKSGKMAGHIWAPELHRIDGRWYIYFAAGDSDDVFRIRMYVLESRAEDPREDAWQLRGQVETAWDTFALDATTFEHAGTRYYVWAQEEPGIDTSSNLYIAEMDSPLKIKGDPVRIAVPTEDWETRGFKVNEGAYVLVRNGRVFMTFSASATDANYCVGLLTADARSDLLDPASWTKSPRPVMETNEANSRFGPGHNSFTVAEDGETDVLVYHARSYRGIEGDPLYDPNRHTRVQKLNWYPDGTPALGVPIAEGEPVVRLSPLDSPDSFVRHGEGGRLVVDRVDDRVERSQFRIVPGFLDPGRVALRCVDLPEHHVRVSEGTPVVKPYADSDEYRRASGFLREEGLAGRGGVSFRLSEDPHSYLAHREGRLVVERPRSRADRERATFRI; from the coding sequence ATGACACCGCACAACCCGAACCGCCGCGCGCTGCTGCGGGGAACCGGAGCACTGGCGGCCGGGGCCGCCCTCGTCTCCCCGGCCGCCGCCACGGCCGAGACCGGTCATCCGGGAAACGGTCGGCCCCAGGAGAAGGCGGGGCCCGCGCTGACCACCCGTGACCCGTTGATCGAGCAGCGTGCCGATCCGCTCATCACGCCTCCGCACCGCGGGATGTACTACATGACCGGCTCGGTGCCCGAGTACGACCGCATCGTGGTGCGCGGGGCGCCCACCATCGACGGCCTGGCCCACACCAGGGAGAGCACCGTCTGGAGACGTCCGAAGTCGGGGAAGATGGCCGGCCACATCTGGGCGCCGGAGCTGCACCGCATCGACGGGCGCTGGTACATCTACTTCGCCGCGGGCGACTCCGACGACGTCTTCCGGATCAGGATGTACGTGCTCGAGTCCCGGGCGGAAGACCCCCGCGAGGACGCCTGGCAGCTGCGCGGACAGGTCGAGACGGCCTGGGACACCTTCGCGCTCGACGCCACCACGTTCGAGCACGCGGGCACCCGCTACTACGTGTGGGCCCAGGAGGAACCCGGGATCGACACCAGCAGCAACCTCTACATCGCCGAGATGGACTCCCCGCTGAAGATCAAGGGCGATCCCGTGCGCATCGCCGTGCCGACCGAGGACTGGGAGACCAGGGGCTTCAAGGTCAACGAGGGCGCGTACGTGCTGGTCCGCAACGGGCGGGTCTTCATGACCTTCTCGGCCAGCGCCACCGACGCCAACTACTGCGTGGGGCTGCTGACCGCCGATGCCCGCTCCGACCTGCTCGATCCGGCCTCCTGGACCAAGTCGCCCCGGCCGGTGATGGAGACCAACGAGGCCAACAGCAGGTTCGGCCCCGGGCACAACTCCTTCACGGTGGCCGAGGACGGCGAGACCGACGTGCTCGTCTACCACGCGCGCTCCTACCGCGGGATCGAAGGCGATCCGCTGTACGACCCGAACCGGCACACCAGGGTGCAGAAGCTGAACTGGTACCCGGACGGAACGCCTGCGCTCGGGGTGCCGATCGCGGAGGGCGAGCCCGTGGTCCGGCTCTCACCGCTGGACAGCCCGGACTCGTTCGTGCGGCACGGGGAAGGCGGCCGGCTCGTCGTCGACCGGGTCGACGACCGGGTCGAGCGGAGCCAGTTCCGGATCGTTCCGGGATTCCTCGACCCGGGCAGGGTGGCGCTGCGCTGCGTCGACCTCCCCGAGCACCACGTCCGAGTCAGCGAGGGCACACCAGTCGTGAAGCCCTACGCGGACAGCGACGAGTACCGCAGGGCGAGCGGATTCCTCCGCGAGGAGGGGTTGGCCGGTCGCGGCGGGGTGTCCTTCCGGCTGTCGGAGGATCCGCACAGCTACCTCGCGCACCGCGAGGGCAGGCTGGTCGTCGAACGGCCGCGGAGCAGGGCCGATCGGGAGCGGGCTACCTTCCGGATTTAG
- a CDS encoding alpha-L-arabinofuranosidase C-terminal domain-containing protein — MSRLQPAFGLITAALLGATLAPAAAGASESPAPEHSLRINTSGETTSIPETMHGVFYEDINDAADGGLYAEKVRNRSFEYDEVDNPSYTPMTAWEPTSTGGASGTTEVLDDSERLNENNRRYLRLELNGDGRRDSAYGVTNAGYHSGMALKRGEKYDFSIWARSDQPGGTPLSVTATDGSGSPVGRTMRLQVRGDEWTEYTGTFAAHSDTDTGGLRVLAHGSGTVRMDMVSLFPRETFKGEPNGLRKDLASKIEALDPGFLRFPGGCLVNTGSHESYQAPDWERRRSYQWKDTVGPVEQRPTNANFWGYNQSYGLGFYEYFRFAENIGAMPLPVVPALVTGCGEDKATHDPQLLQRHIQDTLDLIQFANGSVDTEWGAKRAAMGHPEPFSLTHLAVGNEENLPEDFYEHFEKFRDAIEQRYPGITVVANSGPDDSGATFDRAWELAREQNAEMVDEHYYNNPQWFLENTERYDSYDRSGPKVSLTEFASEGNRFENALAEAAYMTGLERNADVVRMSSYAPLLAHEDSPQWTPDMIWFDNDESWGSTSYEAQKLFANNVGDEVVPSELARSDEKNGVKPVYQVVTRDDRTGELIVKVVNARDDAARVRLNIEGADEVAPAAELTTLHGDPDAVNTKGSQPIRPEHSTVQGVSQQFEHTFPAHSISFMRIKTPGDRPRTDS, encoded by the coding sequence ATGTCCCGATTACAGCCGGCGTTCGGCCTGATCACGGCCGCGCTGCTCGGCGCGACCCTGGCCCCCGCCGCGGCCGGTGCCTCCGAGTCCCCCGCCCCCGAGCACTCCCTGCGGATAAACACGTCCGGTGAGACGACTTCCATCCCCGAGACCATGCACGGGGTCTTCTACGAGGACATCAACGACGCGGCCGACGGAGGCCTCTACGCGGAAAAGGTCCGCAACCGCTCCTTCGAGTACGACGAGGTGGACAACCCCTCCTACACCCCGATGACGGCGTGGGAGCCCACTTCGACCGGCGGCGCCTCGGGAACCACCGAGGTGCTCGACGACTCCGAGCGGCTCAACGAGAACAACCGCCGCTACCTGCGGCTGGAACTGAACGGTGACGGACGGCGCGACTCCGCCTACGGCGTGACCAACGCCGGGTACCACTCCGGGATGGCGCTGAAGCGCGGCGAGAAGTACGACTTCTCGATCTGGGCCCGCAGCGACCAACCCGGCGGTACCCCGCTGAGCGTCACGGCCACCGACGGTTCCGGCTCCCCGGTGGGGCGCACCATGCGGCTCCAGGTCCGGGGTGACGAGTGGACCGAGTACACCGGCACCTTCGCGGCGCACAGCGACACCGACACCGGTGGGCTGCGCGTGCTCGCGCACGGCTCGGGAACCGTGCGGATGGACATGGTCTCGCTCTTCCCGCGCGAGACCTTCAAGGGCGAGCCCAACGGGCTGCGCAAGGACCTGGCCAGCAAGATCGAAGCCCTCGACCCCGGTTTCCTGCGCTTTCCCGGCGGATGCCTCGTCAACACCGGCAGCCACGAGTCCTACCAGGCCCCCGACTGGGAGCGGCGCCGCTCCTACCAGTGGAAGGACACCGTGGGCCCGGTCGAGCAGCGCCCCACCAACGCCAACTTCTGGGGCTACAACCAGTCCTACGGACTCGGCTTCTACGAGTACTTCCGGTTCGCCGAGAACATCGGTGCCATGCCGCTTCCGGTGGTTCCCGCGCTGGTCACCGGTTGCGGTGAGGACAAGGCCACCCACGACCCGCAGCTGTTGCAGCGCCACATCCAGGACACCCTCGACCTGATCCAGTTCGCCAACGGGTCGGTCGACACCGAGTGGGGGGCCAAGCGCGCGGCCATGGGGCACCCCGAGCCCTTCAGTCTCACGCACCTGGCCGTGGGCAACGAGGAGAACCTCCCCGAGGACTTCTACGAGCACTTCGAGAAGTTCCGCGACGCCATCGAGCAGCGCTACCCCGGGATCACCGTGGTCGCCAACTCGGGGCCCGACGACAGCGGAGCCACCTTCGACCGTGCCTGGGAGCTCGCCCGCGAGCAGAACGCGGAGATGGTCGACGAGCACTACTACAACAACCCGCAGTGGTTCCTCGAGAACACGGAGCGGTACGACTCCTACGACCGATCCGGGCCGAAGGTCTCGTTGACCGAGTTCGCCTCGGAGGGCAACAGGTTCGAGAACGCGCTGGCCGAGGCGGCGTACATGACCGGGCTGGAACGCAACGCCGACGTGGTGCGCATGAGCTCCTACGCCCCGCTGCTGGCCCACGAGGACAGTCCGCAGTGGACTCCGGACATGATCTGGTTCGACAACGACGAGTCGTGGGGCTCGACGAGCTACGAGGCCCAGAAGCTGTTCGCCAACAACGTCGGCGACGAGGTGGTGCCCAGCGAGCTCGCGCGGTCCGACGAGAAGAACGGGGTCAAACCCGTCTACCAGGTGGTCACCCGCGACGACCGGACCGGAGAGCTGATCGTCAAGGTCGTCAACGCGCGCGACGACGCGGCACGGGTGCGGTTGAACATCGAGGGCGCGGACGAGGTCGCCCCCGCGGCGGAACTGACCACTCTGCACGGTGACCCGGACGCGGTCAACACGAAGGGCTCGCAGCCGATCCGGCCGGAGCACTCCACCGTGCAAGGCGTGAGCCAGCAGTTCGAGCACACGTTCCCGGCCCACTCGATCAGCTTCATGCGGATCAAGACACCGGGCGACCGGCCGCGCACCGATTCGTGA
- a CDS encoding ATP-binding protein, with translation MRRRLLQATLLAVAVTAFVLGIPLAVSALKLVEDVKRGDLATRAQQIATRLDEQIAAGNPIDLTNVRLVVPNDARLTVRVRDHEYTYGADPGEDPLVEQVSMVRSGTVRLALPSGPVRTQQVQVAGGVLLLAVLSAAAGGFVAILTARRLAEPLQHVADRANRLGAGDFRADPRRHGVPELDRVADALDASGAALSQLMQRERELVGDVSHQLRSRLTALQLRLEALTETDDPETAEEAGAALEQAERLSGVLDDLLAAATAARARDAEPLDVSAELADVAEEWREQFRTEGRTLRLRIADGLLARATPARLRETIGVLLDNALRHGEGAVSLSARYGSGTVLVQVGDSGSGVPDELVPHVFARGFSGGGSTGVGLALARALVEADGGRLELSSARPATFEVYLPVARADDVLGVPWRTDSTPR, from the coding sequence ATGCGCAGGCGGCTGCTGCAGGCGACCTTGCTCGCCGTCGCGGTTACGGCGTTCGTGCTCGGGATACCGCTCGCCGTCAGCGCTCTGAAACTGGTCGAGGACGTCAAGCGCGGCGATCTGGCGACCAGGGCCCAGCAGATAGCCACCCGGCTGGACGAGCAGATCGCCGCGGGCAACCCCATAGACCTCACCAACGTGCGGCTGGTGGTGCCCAACGACGCCAGGTTGACGGTGCGGGTGCGGGACCACGAGTACACCTACGGGGCGGATCCGGGCGAGGATCCGCTGGTCGAGCAGGTCTCGATGGTGCGCAGCGGTACCGTGCGGCTGGCACTGCCCAGCGGACCGGTGCGTACCCAGCAGGTCCAGGTGGCCGGCGGTGTGCTGCTGCTGGCGGTGCTCTCGGCCGCCGCGGGTGGTTTCGTCGCGATCCTCACCGCGCGCAGGCTCGCCGAGCCGCTGCAGCACGTGGCCGATCGGGCGAACAGGCTGGGTGCGGGCGACTTCCGGGCCGACCCCAGACGCCACGGCGTGCCCGAGCTGGACCGGGTGGCCGACGCGCTGGACGCCTCCGGGGCAGCGCTGTCGCAGCTCATGCAGCGGGAGCGCGAGCTGGTCGGGGACGTCTCGCACCAGTTGCGCAGCAGGTTGACCGCGCTGCAGCTGCGGTTGGAGGCCTTGACCGAGACGGACGACCCCGAAACGGCGGAGGAGGCCGGGGCCGCCCTGGAGCAGGCGGAACGTCTTTCCGGAGTGCTGGACGACCTGCTCGCGGCCGCCACGGCCGCGCGCGCTCGGGACGCCGAGCCGCTGGACGTCTCGGCCGAACTGGCCGACGTCGCGGAGGAGTGGCGCGAGCAGTTCCGCACCGAGGGGAGGACCCTGCGGCTGCGCATAGCGGACGGTCTGCTGGCGCGGGCGACTCCGGCGCGGTTGCGGGAGACCATCGGAGTTCTGCTGGACAACGCGCTGCGCCACGGGGAGGGGGCGGTTTCCCTGAGCGCGCGGTACGGCAGCGGGACGGTGCTCGTGCAGGTGGGTGACAGCGGCAGCGGGGTGCCCGACGAGCTGGTGCCGCACGTCTTCGCCCGCGGGTTCTCCGGTGGCGGTTCCACCGGGGTGGGGCTGGCGCTGGCCCGTGCGCTCGTCGAGGCGGACGGGGGACGTTTGGAGCTCAGTTCGGCCCGGCCCGCGACGTTCGAGGTCTACCTGCCCGTGGCCAGGGCGGATGACGTGCTGGGCGTTCCGTGGAGGACCGACTCGACGCCGCGCTGA